In one window of Gossypium arboreum isolate Shixiya-1 chromosome 4, ASM2569848v2, whole genome shotgun sequence DNA:
- the LOC108458932 gene encoding uncharacterized protein LOC108458932 — protein MESKLVFHDGDCHCKKVRWKVQAPTSVIAKKFNCFDYSMRGNTHFIVSRQWFELLGDSDQFTITYTFGTHTAKHTFCKFCGITSFYTPWSNLDGIAVTLICLDIGTFSHVEIQNFDGKNWENFYNQNGIALQSKIHSTK, from the coding sequence ATGGAATCTAAGTTAGTATTTCACGATGGCGATTGCCACTGTAAGAAAGTAAGATGGAAAGTCCAAGCACCTACTAGTGTTATTGCTAAGAAATTCAACTGTTTTGACTATTCTATGAGAGGGAACACTCATTTCATTGTGTCGCGTCAATGGTTCGAGCTTTTGGGTGATTCAGACCAATTCACTATTACATACACTTTCGGAACTCATACCGCAAAACATACATTCTGTAAGTTTTGTGGAATAACTTCATTCTATACGCCATGGTCGAACCTCGATGGGATTGCGGTGACACTCATATGTTTAGACATTGGAACGTTTTCGCATGTTGAGATTCAAAATTTCGATGGCAAGAATTGGGAAAACTTCTATAATCAGAATGGCATTGCTTTACAATCCAAAATACATTCCACCAAGTAG